One window of Chryseobacterium indologenes genomic DNA carries:
- a CDS encoding NADH-quinone oxidoreductase subunit N, producing MSVLIIVFLTAVIALFSGVFEQGKFARYIGILGLIIALYVSFMPECSFFDHYKHMYEYSGNTALFTKISIVTTLLLFFLGGFAFSNHRSHQSELYALMLFALCGGIILFGYQNLVTMFLGVEILSIPLYVMAGANKTDLRSNEASIKYFLMGAFATGFLLFGIAFIYGSAGSFDLYKIHDFGVANSGNVMFILGVLLILCALAFKVALAPFHMWSPDVYAGSPSLITAFMASVVKISGFFALFRLMTLGFTGVTHEWINVLGVFLIITLLLANVMGLAQTNAKRMLAYSSVSHAGYIGLVFFGMTSLSTYNLAFYLFAYSLSTVGVFMCLIWVEKLKRETSFGAFKGLAKTEPLLATAAAISMLSMAGVPLTAGFMGKFALFSQAMNGAAFLVLVAVLGSALSIAYYLRLIIAMFFFKESTFKSSEKVTLTYNIIAVVVIALIIILGIFPDLFARMFGL from the coding sequence ATGAGTGTTTTAATTATTGTTTTCCTAACGGCAGTTATTGCGTTATTTTCAGGAGTTTTTGAACAAGGAAAATTCGCAAGATACATTGGGATTTTGGGATTAATCATCGCATTGTACGTAAGTTTTATGCCGGAATGTTCGTTCTTCGATCATTACAAGCATATGTATGAGTACAGTGGCAATACTGCATTATTCACTAAAATATCTATCGTAACAACATTATTATTATTCTTCCTGGGAGGTTTTGCATTCAGCAACCACAGAAGCCACCAGTCAGAATTATATGCATTGATGCTATTTGCATTATGTGGAGGAATCATCCTTTTCGGATATCAGAACTTAGTGACGATGTTCCTGGGAGTTGAGATTCTTTCTATTCCATTATATGTAATGGCTGGAGCTAATAAAACTGATCTTAGATCCAACGAAGCTTCTATTAAATATTTTCTGATGGGTGCCTTTGCAACAGGTTTCTTACTGTTCGGGATTGCATTCATCTACGGAAGTGCAGGAAGTTTTGATCTTTACAAGATTCATGATTTTGGAGTAGCTAATTCAGGGAATGTAATGTTCATCTTAGGAGTATTACTGATTCTTTGTGCATTGGCATTCAAAGTAGCTTTAGCACCTTTCCATATGTGGAGTCCTGATGTATATGCAGGTTCTCCTTCACTGATTACAGCTTTCATGGCGAGTGTGGTAAAGATCTCCGGATTCTTTGCGCTATTCAGATTGATGACTCTTGGTTTCACCGGAGTTACTCACGAATGGATCAACGTTCTAGGTGTATTCTTAATCATTACTTTACTTTTGGCAAACGTTATGGGTCTTGCTCAGACAAATGCAAAAAGAATGCTGGCATACTCTTCAGTATCTCACGCAGGATATATCGGATTGGTATTCTTCGGAATGACAAGCCTTTCAACTTATAACCTTGCCTTTTATTTATTTGCTTATTCTTTATCTACAGTAGGAGTTTTCATGTGTCTGATCTGGGTAGAGAAGTTAAAGAGAGAAACCTCTTTCGGAGCATTCAAAGGATTGGCGAAAACTGAACCTTTATTAGCAACAGCAGCAGCAATCTCTATGCTTTCAATGGCAGGGGTTCCGCTAACAGCTGGTTTCATGGGGAAATTTGCTTTATTTTCCCAGGCTATGAACGGTGCAGCTTTCTTAGTATTGGTAGCAGTATTAGGGTCTGCCCTATCAATCGCTTACTATTTAAGACTGATCATCGCAATGTTCTTCTTTAAAGAATCTACATTCAAATCATCAGAAAAAGTAACATTGACTTACAATATCATTGCAGTAGTAGTTATCGCTCTGATTATCATCCTTGGAATTTTCCCTGATTTATTTGCAAGAATGTTCGGATTGTAA